Sequence from the Nymphaea colorata isolate Beijing-Zhang1983 chromosome 9, ASM883128v2, whole genome shotgun sequence genome:
AACAGGCCTTCGCTCGCATACTTGCTCagcaattccttcttcttcttctccagaACCATCCGCTCGATCTCCTTCTCGTCCGGGAGAGGCACGTGCACGACGAACTCGGTCTGcgtttccttctccttcttctccttctccctccgcTCCTCCTCCACGatatcctcctcctcctcgaaCAGTACACCGGAGGCACTGGCGACCTCCCCGCTCTTCACTGTCTTCCTCGCCTCGTTCTTGATATCCTCGGCCCTCTGCCACTCCCTCAATGCGATTTCCCGTATTTCCTTTTCCGCTGGCCCCTCCACCTTCTCAAGTATGCCGTCCTCGTCGTCCCTGAACCCATAGTAGCTGGCGTCAATGCGTTTGTAGATCTCATAGcggtttctcttcttctttatctCCGCCGGCTTCTCGAACAACTCCCTCACCCCGGGGAGCTGCTTCGCCGCACCGAAGTAGCGGTATCCAGGGCCCCTGCCGCTCGGATTGGGCACGTCGATGATGTTGCCCTCCAGGTCCGTCATCTTGGCACCGGACCTTGCGTAATTGGGTCCGCCAAGCTCGACAATCCGGTGCTCCCAGTGGCCTTTCTCCCTGATGAGCTTGTTGATCTCGTCATTGAGGTCCCTGAGGCGGTGCTCTCCGAGGCCAGGGTTCTGAATCTCCATGACCTTCCTCCCAATTTCCCGGATGATCTGCTGGCGCCATTTGTCGGCTTCGGCAAGGTCGCGGCACTCGGAGGCGAGATAAGGGCGCCTTTCTTTgggcttcttcttctcctcattCTTGAAGGCGAGGTACCGATTGAGCATCGACTGAGCTTTCTCCTCATTCCGAGCCATTTGTGCTCCGCCTAGGTCTCTGTTctatcctcctcctcctccctctcttcccGCTCCCTAACTTCCTTTTGGCCAGGAGTTCCTCGGTGCTTCCAAAACTCAAACGAAACCAAGCCGGGACGAAGAGTCACTTTCtgttctctctcttgctctcccTTTGAGGCGCTATCTATCCTCCACGAATCTCGTTGCCGTGTCTATACGTCCATGGCCGTCCACCTCTTCGAGTCCCTCGCCGCCGCCTGTGTAGAGTTTTAGGGCTCGCCGTCGTAAGTGGCCACATGGACGGGACGGTGGCAGCAGCCGTGTCTGGGAAAATTGCATACGCAAATATAAAATTTGGGTATTAATATAATGGTTTTAAATTGATAAAAGTGCACCTATTTTATTTATCATAGATAAGATATCTGATCATGTTCGGTTCCTGCCACTGATAGATTCAATTTATTTGTTAGTTGTGTTCAGGGTCGCATGACCAATGTCGTAAAgtttggaaattgaattgatgaattaaatcAATACCGATCCACAAAAAACTTTGAGCATGTACATCTCTTTACAATataagaatatatatgtatatatatatatatatatatcatcaaaataagaaaaaaatttaaaattttaaaataaaaaaatagtgtaTAGTGCGTGCAATTGATAATagagttaggatttttttggttgaaaggcATTTGGAGCATCAAACTGCCACGCATATCTTTGCTATTGTGTGCAACTTTGCATTTATCGCATCGATCAAATCGATTTTCTACCACTTAAACCAATTTTTCATTATTGTTCATGATGAATAGAAAACTATAGTGCTTATAAACTCGAGTTGAGTTGGGTTCTTGTATATAATGCGGGAAGCGTCGCAAGTATTGATATTCAATAATGTAAATGAAACATCAACAACCATTCATTGATTCGCTAATGTATCATTAAGAAGCTGCTATAGCTCAAAACCAATTGATGAGGTTCTAATTAGATGTTGTAGGATATTAATTTATAAAGGTTTTGGAATTGATTGAGTATACTTGTGCTTgctctatatatacatattaatgCAGTAAAACATTGGCATTTAAGATTCTTCCATGtaatccttttctttcttctggtTCTTGTTAGATATGTCGCATTTCCAAagttttttcttcgttttttgaGCGTCTGATGAGTAGGCGAAATTCCAATCTTTCATGATTCTATTGAATTAAAAACTTATGAAGATGAATCCTAAAATTAAGCCAAATCTTTTTCTTGTTAATCTCTTTCTAATTTCTAGCTGCAAAGAAGTTGAGAGATACTAGATCTCCAGATAGTTGAAAGTGGTGACTGGAGGGATTGGACTGTTGGACACTTGTCACGGCCTTCTTCAATGTCCTAAAGACACCAAGAACAAACAGGATTTTGCTGATGTTCTATttctgaagaaaaaagagaaggcaaacatgGTTTCTTCTTCATTGACTGGCTTCCATGGGTTtctcatcacacacacacatacatattgaGCAGCATCAATATTCATAATATACAACCCCTAAACTCTTCATTCATCTTCAAGCAAGCTACAAGATAGACACGGATCGACAAGGGCTACAACTGGAGCCACATGTGTACAATCAAAGTAAACTGGAAAATAGTTACAAAACATGGACCGCCATGACCGGCTTATGGAGAGCAGCTGAGCGCAAAGGCATGTCCGTTTTGATACCACTCTTGGGGATCTCGACATCCCCAGCAGCCGAAAATTTGTAAGGTATTTCTCAAGCCACGGTGAGATGAGTATGAACTCGACTGATCAGATTCAAACCGCCATGAAAAAGTGGATTCCAGAGCCAGGGGAGTTCTTCGGAGAGAAGGTTCTGAAGCCACGCAGCGGCGTCCCAATACCAGACATCTGCGATCGATTTCAAGCCTGAGAGAACAAGAAGACTGGCCTTCGTGCTGGAGGTGACGTCCAGCTCTCGAGTTTATCTGCTGTTGAGGTGTGGTCGGCTGCCGAAGGTGGTTTCCGGCGAATTAAGTAACGGTTAGGCATAACAATGTTCTGCCCGATTAAGAGATACTGGCTAACGTTTGGAGCTCTCCGTCCCATTGTCCTTGTCAAACACTGAAGTATAATATGAAGCTCAGAGCTGGGAGGGAGTCTCCTCGAAGAGCCCCTGAACCCTCTGCAGCTCCTCCACGTCCGAGCTCGAAAATGGCGAGTTTTTTTAGATGATCCGCGGCCGGAAAGTTCTCTCCGCCATGAAATCACGAATGCCCCGCATGGGCACGACGGTGCGTGGCTTCTGCACCTTCTCTCTGAAGAACTTCCCTGGCTCAGGAACCCACTTGTTCATGGCGTCCCTCCCCACGACTTTGCTAGGGAGAAATCGAATATAGGGCTTGAAATTAAGCGCGGCATAAGTATTCTTCTCGTCAGCGACTGCTGAAGGATAGGTATCTCTGCTGAGACCAGAACTACTCCATTTCCAATAATCGTCCACAGCTGTATTTTGAATGCTTATGAAATCAGTTCTGCAATGGAAGTCAGTTCCGATGATcactctcttttctttttcattttgaatgaaGCCATCGACACCAATTTTAATAGTAAAGATATAATGCATGCAATATTCCATGAAAAAAGTCGATTGATGTTATTAAAATCTTAGTTGATTTGTTTTTCCATGTATTTTAGATTCTAATAACATAAATTAAAGTGTCATTTGATTAGACAAGACCTGAGGTGAGGTGTGTGGCAACTTAAGATTGTAGATTCTAAGATTTCATATCTTTGATTTCTAACAAGAATATGAACCTAACGGGCAACCGCATTCTCAAGATGTGCTAGCTAGCTCTGTACCCTATtcaagcaagaagaaattaaCAGCTacttaaacaacaaaagataaGAGAAAATCATACCAACGGAATTCTGCAGAACAGCTTTGGTTTAAACGATCAAAGCTTCATCTATGTAGTAACATGTAGTGAGTACAAAATTTTCATGGTCTAATGCTGTCATCTTTTATGTCTAGACATAGGACTCGCCAATTAATGTcacatataattttaaaaaactattccTTCCAAGTTAGGCACATGCAGATAGTGAAAGAAATGTTTAGCTAAGGATTCACCAGACTCGGGAACTAAACATGGTCTATACATTACAACAGTCCATCAATATAATGTGCCTGTGCCTGTGCTAATATCTAAGTACACATGGAAGCTAATGTACCAATTAAGCACTACCATAGGCTATGGTATCTCAGAAAGAAAACAGCTGAGTGAAAAGAGGAAACCTTGAACAGGATAGCTGAAACCTCCAATAGCTTGATATTGTATGGTTCTTCGATGCCAGAAACGAAGAGAAATGAGGTGCGTTCTGTCAAGTATGGCTTCTTTCAAGCTTTGAAACCTGTGAAAGCTCAAGAAACCGGTGAATCTCCTGCACTAATCTAAATGCACAATTGTTGGTGAAACAACCTTGACATTCCGCATGTTATTGCGATCGAACACTCTTACTTTCCTCAAGGAGTTCATCCCTTCCAAATGGACAATAAGGAAGCTACCAGACATTCTTACACTTGTTCATCTCCAACTCAACAAGGGAAGGGAGCCGAAACAACATTGTAGGCAGGGCGAAATCATCAGAAATTGAAGACTTCACCAAGCGCATGCATCTTGAAGCccctctcctcttcttcttcattgccCATTAAAATCAGTAGTGTCACTGTTAATTTGAACAGTAAAGATATCAAGCATGCAATACTCCATGAAAAAAAAGTCGATTAATGTTATGTTCAAGCAAGAGGAAATTCAGAACTACTTAATCCACAAAAGATTGGAGAAAGTCATACCAACAAGAGGGGAGAAGCTGCCATCCTTCTTACTCTGAAGAACTTCTGCGTAGGGGAGATGGGTTGCTACTGATGAGACGCAAGGGAAAAGAGCCCCTTTAAATAGGCACAGCGCCCAcgcccacctctctctctctctctctctctctctctgtggttaGAGACAGTCAGACAGAGACACTGACTGACAGAGAGAgatttatgagagagagagaatcagaTTGGTAACCTGCTGAACTCCTCAAGAAAAATTTATCTCCAATATTCTTGACATGTTCTTACAAAGAATACAGTCACATAAATTGATCCGATACATATTGGATGTAGATATTTGATATTAATCGAATAACGAACGTAACAAAATCGAATTCGAATTCTTTCATTCAGTGAGAAATTCGAATTCTTCATATGTAACTAGATAGTTTGGAAATTTATTATGGATTTGTTTGGAATTTTGTTATGATTCCACCAGTTGGATTCAAGTTTAAATATTTAGGCAATCCGACCATATCTGAACCATTGAAAAGCGCGCATGCATCCCACATTTTTCCTTCATGTAAGTTTAATTTTTCCTtcgttttgttttattttaccTTCTCCTTGTTTGTAAGTTTAGTTGCCACAGCCTGCTTTAATTAATTTCTAATGTCACGGAAACTAAGTTTAGTCAGTAGGACTTTATGCAATAAATGATCTAATCATCGATATAAAAACTTAGAATTTAGGATCTTAAGATACGAGCTAATGAAACACGCTAATGAAATGCTGCTCTAAGTTTCGAAGGTTTCTATCTAACGCCTCATTCATTGCAATGTACAACAATTAGATGAAGTGATTTAAACTCCAAGAGGGTATGGCGAATAGAAAAggccaaataaataaatgcgGAATCAACTTGTTTCTTATTTATTCACTTTTgaccaagaaaaggaaagatgttCATGCATTTTTGCCCTTGATGGGGAGGATgttgatgcatttttatgttGAGGGCATTATGGTAATTTTAACCCACAAACTCTACATCCAACGACAATGTGGGCAGAACATTTTATCTTTACCACAGTAAGCATAAAGAATAGTGTCAACGAAAACCGAACCGACAAGCTGCAGCTTGTTTGTAAGGCCACTAACCCGACCAACTACGACATGCTCCCAACATTTTTTCGCTCATGCAGGGAGTTGTTATTTCTTTACATTGAAGGACATTTTTGCCATTTTGAACTCCGAACATAGCTACAAGCTTCTTGGCCAAACACCACTTAGAGAGTGATGTAGACACCATTCCTAAATTATGCAATTTATGGAAGCCCTGAGGTGACGCAGGAATAATATTGGTGCGATTTGGACCAGCATTGTCCTTGCCATCGGTCGCACTAAATCAGCCAATCTGTTTGGTCTAAA
This genomic interval carries:
- the LOC116259938 gene encoding uncharacterized protein LOC116259938 — encoded protein: MARNEEKAQSMLNRYLAFKNEEKKKPKERRPYLASECRDLAEADKWRQQIIREIGRKVMEIQNPGLGEHRLRDLNDEINKLIREKGHWEHRIVELGGPNYARSGAKMTDLEGNIIDVPNPSGRGPGYRYFGAAKQLPGVRELFEKPAEIKKKRNRYEIYKRIDASYYGFRDDEDGILEKVEGPAEKEIREIALREWQRAEDIKNEARKTVKSGEVASASGVLFEEEEDIVEEERREKEKKEKETQTEFVVHVPLPDEKEIERMVLEKKKKELLSKYASEGLLEEQDEAKEMLNVHR